A window of Elephas maximus indicus isolate mEleMax1 chromosome X, mEleMax1 primary haplotype, whole genome shotgun sequence genomic DNA:
cagataaacataagttgagggaatttgtaaaaaccaaaactacaagaaatactaaagggagttctttggtcagaaaatcagtattatcaggtatcgacccaagactagaacactgggcagagcaaacagaagtcaaaccagacagggaaatccaaaaaaaaaaaaaaaaaacaaggcaagattaaaaaaaaaaaaagccccaaactggGTAAGAGCAatgatattatataaaagaagacaacattaaaataataaagagggactaagaaatgaaatcatacaccttccatatggagaggaagatatggtgatacaaaaaaataaaagttagttataaatttagaaaaatagggataaataatcaggtaaccacaaaggagacaaactaccctactcttcaaaataaaatacaagggaaaaatacagaatcagcagaaacaaaatcaacaacaacaaatatgaggaaaagacaatatataaagcaaatctactcagcacataaaatcaagtgggaaaaagaagctgtcaacatacaaaaaaagacatcaaaatgatatcactaaattcatacctatccataattaccctgaatgtaaatggatgaaatgcaccaataaagagacagagagtggcagactggattaaaaaacaagatctgtctatatgctgcctacaagagacacaccttagacatagagacacaaactaaaactcaaaggatggaaaaaatatatcaagcaaacaacaatcgaaaaagagcaggagtggcaatattaatttctgaaaaatcgactttaaagttaaatccattagaaaggataaggagggacaccatataatgattaaagggataatacaccaagaagatataaccatattaaatattgatgcacccaatgacagggctgcaagatacataaaacaaactctatcagcattgaaaagtgagatagacagctccacaataatagtagaagacttcaacacaccactttcggtgaaggacaggacatccagaaagaagtttaataaagacacagaagatctaaatgccacaatcaatcaacttgacctcgtagacatatccagaacactccacccaacagcaaccaactatactttcttttctagtgcacatggaacattctctagaatagaccacatagtaggtcataaagcaagccttagcagaatccaaaacattgaaatattacaaagcatcttctctgaccataaggccataaaagtggatatcgataaaagggaaaataaatcaaacacttggaaactgaacaataccctgctcaaaaaagactggattatagaagacattaaggatggaataaagaaattcatagaatccaatgagaacgaaaacacttcctatcagaacctctgggacacagcaaaagcggtgctcagaggccaatttatatcaataaatgcacacatccaaaaagaagaaagggccaaaatcaaagaaatatccctacaacttgaacaaatagaaagagagcaacaaaagaaacccagaggcaccagaagaaaacaaataataaaaattagagcagaacaaaatgaaatagaaaacagaaaaacaatttaaagaattaacaagaccaaaagctggtcttttgaaaaactcaacaaaattgataaaccattggccaaactgacaaaagaaaaacaggagaggaagcaaataacctgaataagaaatgagatgggcgatattacaacagacccaactgaaattaaaagaatcatatcagattactgtgaaaaagtatactcaaatttgaaaacctagaagaaatggatgaattcctagaaacacactatctgcctaaactaacacaaacagaggtagaacaactaaatagacctataacaaaagaagagattgaaaaggtgatcaaaaaactcccatccaaaaaaaagccttggtctgaatggcttctctgcagagttctaccaaactttcagagaagagttaacaccactactactaaaggtatttcagagcatagaaaaggatggaatactaccaaactcattctatgaagccaccatgtccctgataccaaaaccaggtaaagacgccacaagaaaagaaaattatagacctatatccctcatgaatgtagatgcaaaaatcctcaacaaagttctagccaatagaattcaacaacatatcaaaaaaacaattcaccataaccaagtaggattcataccagctaggcagggatggttcaacattagaaaaacaattaatgcaatccaccacataaataaaacaaaagacaagaatcacatgattttatcaattgatgcagaaaaggcatttgacaaagttcaacactcattcatgataaaaactctcagcaaaataggaatagaaggaaaattcctcaacataataaacagtatttatacaaagccaacagccgacatcatcctaaatggagagagcctgaaaacattcccactgagatcgggaaccagacaaggatgtcgtttatcaccactcttattcaaaattgtgctggaagtcctagccagagcaattaggctagataaagaaataaagcacatctagattggcaaggaagaagtcaaagtatctctatttgcagatgacatgatcttatacacagaaaaccctaaggaatcctccagaaaactactgaaactaatagaagagttcagcagagtggggggatacaagataaacatacaaaaatcagttggattcctccacaccaacaaaaagaacatcgaagaggaaatcaccaaatcaatgaatgccattttcagtagcccccaagaagataaaatacttaggaataaatcttatcagagatgtgaaagacttatacaaagaaaactacagtacatttcTGATGAGACTATCTGCTCTCAGAAGGGTTGCATGtcccttgggacatggaagcttcatGTTGGGAACCCTTCCAGAACTTGCCCTATGTGaccttttatttgcattttttttttgctataataaatctgTAGTCATATGTATAGTatactgtctgtgagttctgtgaggcaCTCCAATGAATTACCAAATGCAAAGAAGGTAGTAGAAGCCAACAGGTTAGAAAGTGGACTCCTGAGCTCGCTGCTACCATCCTGAAGGAATAGTGGGAAATCAACTCTGAATTTGTGGCCAGCAAGTCAAAAGGTTAGGATGTCCCAGTAGACTCCCCAAACTGGTGGCTTGTATCTGCCTATTTTGCATTCCAAAGGGCAGTGTTCTTTTAACTTGTAAGGTCATATTTAGCTTTGACTGTCTAGGGTCAGAGAGAAAGAATGCTGCAGGGTGACTTTTAGGAAGGATGGAGATGTGGGAATGTGAGGACTGGATCAATCTCCACATTTTAGGGACTGGATGCATGCTGATTCCTAACACGCAGATGTAAAAGACAAATTCCGAGTAAcacaaaaactactgaaactgactcaagaagaaaaagaaaattggaatAAATTTTTAACAAGAGATTAAATTAGTAATAAAACCACTGTCcaggtatataaaaatatatatatttttaaaattatgtcaaTTCTTTAAAACTCTTTCAAAAAATAGATGAGAGAACAGTTCTCATTTCATTGTATGTGCATTGatacaaaagcaaagacatcaaaataaaaataaattatggaccaatatctcttatgaatatagatttaaacaccctcaacaaaatactggcAAACCAAATTTGGCAGCATATTCAAAGGAttagacaccatgactaagtcaGCTTTATCCCAGGCATGCAAGATAGGTTCAAGACATGAAAGTGAATCAGTGTAATACACCAtactaataaagaaaaaaagaaaaacatgactaTCTCAAAAAACGCAgaaaaaaatttgacaaaatcatacccttttatgataaaaacactcTACAAACAAGAAAcagagggaacttcctcaacctggTAAAAAAAACATCTCTGTAAAGCCCCCAGCTATCATCACATTTAATAGTGAAATACTATGCTTCTCCCCTAAAATCagtaacaagacaaggatgcttatTCTCATTACTTATATTCACCACTGTTCTGGAGGTTTTACCCAGggaaattaggcaagaaaaaggaataaaaggcatccaggttCGAAAGGAAGTACTAGAACTATCTCAATtttcagatgacataatcttatatatagaaaatactaaagattacacacacacacacacagttatagctaataaatgaattcagcccagcttcaggatacaagatcaatatagagaaatcagttgtgtttctgtacactagcaatgaacaattcaaaaatgaaattaaggaaacaattccatttacaatagcaagaaaaataacaaaatgcttaggaataaatttagtcAAAGAGTGCAAGactttgtacactgaaaactacaaaacgctgtTGGaataagacctaaataaatgaaaataaattccaTATTCACGGACTGTGAAATTTACTATTGTTAAAACGGTAATATGCCAAAAACTGATCTACAGACTCAATGCAATCCTCATCAAAATGTTGTGTCTTTTTCACAGAAATGAATAAAgtgattctaaaattcacatgAAAATGCAAGGGAGCCAGAATATCCAAAAAAGTCTTGAAAAATAACAACATTGGGGGAGTCACAATTCCCGTTTCAAAACTTCggagctacagtaatcaagacagtttGTGGCTGGCATAGGGATAAATTTATAGATCAATGAAATGGAACCAAGAATCCCAAAATAAACCCCTACATCTATGGTGaactgatttttaacaagggtgccaagactattcaatgggggaaagaataatcttctcaacaaatggtgctgagaaaactgaatgttgttgtgtgctgtcaattctgactcatagagaccctataggataaagtagaagtgccccacagggtttcccagactgtaatcattacaggagcagattaccagggtcttctctcctgaggagccattgggtgggtttgaatcactgacctttcagttagaagttgaGTGTTTAACTATTGCACAACCAGGTCGCTGTGGAAAACTGAATAGCCACATGCAAGAGAACAAATTTGGACtcctacctcacatcatacataaaaaattaattcaaattaaTGAAAGTCCTAAATGTAAGATCCAACACTATGAAAATCTTAGACAAAAATATAGATGTAAATATATgggaccttggatttggcaatagATTCTCAGATATGACGTCAAAAGCACAAGCAAATTAAGGAAAGTAGATAAATTGAATGCCATCAAAATTAAGACTTCTGTACATCTAAGGACACTatcaaaagtgaaaagataaactgggagaaaatattttcaaataatatatctgataaggatctagtatccagaatatataaagagctcttaaaACCTAATGAAAAGCaaataactcaataaaaaaaataggcaatgggtttgaatagATAGTTCTCTAAAGATGGTATACAAATGGGCAATAAGCACGTGATAAGATGCTCAATATTATTAGTCCTTAGGGAGACGTCagtcaaaccacaatgagataccacttcatacccagtaaaccaccagccttccagttagcagctgcttgcttaaaccactgcaccaccagggctcctagagttaccatacgacccagcaattccacttctaggtgtatacccaaaagatatgaaaacatatgtccacacaaaaacttgtatgcaAATATTTGTGGATATAATTCTCTCAGTAAAAATCAGGTAACAATGAAATTTAATAGAATTTCAATGGGCTGAGAAGAAAGAACACTGTAGACAGAAGGAGAAACATGATTTAGATGTAAAGTATGATTTAGATGTAAAGAGATATATTAGAATATGAGATTGGATAGGTAGGCTGTTTCCAGACTAAGGGAGTTTGagctttgttcttttggtagaaaGTTACGTGGGGAGTCACAGAAAGTTTTTGAGGAAGGAAGTATACGTGATTCAGTCTGAGTTTAGGAAAATAATTCTGGCGATGATGTGGTGAATTTTCTGAAGGTTAGGGTTTAGCTCATTCTgtccattcatttaacaaatattaatttAGTCCTTCCTACGTGCCATGAAAGgagcctggtggggcagtggttaagagcttggctgctaagtgaagggtcagtggtttgaactcaccagctgctcagcaggagaaagaatgtggcagtctgcttccataagaattacggccttggaaaccctatgggacagttctgttctgtcctatagggtcactatgagtctaaattgatttgacggcaaggGGTTAATGGGATGTGTCATGTGCTTTGCTGGACTCTAGAGATATACACATGAACAAGACAGGTAGGATTCTATACTGATGGATTTTATAATCTAGTGGCATAAAATAGGTACTCAGTAGATGCTGAGTACATGGATGATTTGATGAGGATGGATGGATATAGGGAGATGATTTAGGAAGCTACTGAAAGTGTTCAGGAAAAAAGGATGATGAAACCCTAAACCAGGGCAGTGGGCATGGGAAGAGAAAGCTTAGTCGAATACATAGGAGTTGATAATCTTAGTGATTATTTCACTATGAGAGGCGAAAGAGAAGGAGTCAAAGGTAatgtgtcttccaacctgagttACCAGTGAAATAGCACAGTTTCGAGAAACAGGTTGGTTGAAGAAAAGGTAATTTCAGTTTTGGGTAAgctaagattgttgttgttaggtgctgtcgagctggttccgactcataccgaccgtatgcctaataaaacaaaacattgcggggtcctgagccatccttacaatcatttttatgctttagctcactattgcagccactgtgtcaatccacctcgttgagggtcttcctcttttctgctgaccctgtactctgccaagcatgatgtccttctccagggactgatctctcctgacaacatgtctaaagtatgtaagacgcagtctcgccatcctggttgtacttctttcaagacagatttgttcgttcttttggcagtccatggtatattcaatattcttcgccaacaccacaattcaaaggcatcaattcttcttcggtcttccttattcattgcctagttttcacatgcatatgatgcaaccgaaaataccatggcttgggtcagatgcaccttagtcttcaaggtgacatttttgcttttcaacactttaaagaggtcctttgcagcagatttgcccaatgcaatgcgtcttttgatttcttgactgctgcttccatggctgttgattgtggatccaagtaaaatgaaatccttgacaacttcgatcttttctccgtttatcatgatgttgctcattggtccagttctgaagatttttgctttctttatgttgaggtgcaatccatactgaaggatgtgatctttgatcttcattaaatgcttcaagtcctcttcactttcagcaaacaaggttgtgtcatctgcataacgcaggttgttaacgagtcttcctccaatcctgatgccccattgttcttcatatagtccagcgtctcgtattatttgctcagcatgcagattgaataggtatggtgaaagaacacaaccctggcacacacctttcctgactttaaaccaatcagtatccccttgttctgtccgaacaactgcctcttgatctatgtaaaggtccctcaagagcacaattaagtgttctggaattcccattcttcgcaatattattcataatttgttatgatccacacagttgaatacctttgcatagtcaataaaatacaggtaaacatccttctggtattctctactttcagccaggatccatctgacatcaccagcgatatccctggttccacgtcctcttctgaaacctgcctgaatttctggcaggtccccgtcgatatactgctgcagccgtttttgaatgatcttcagcaaaattttgcttgcgtgtgatattaatgatattgttctataatttccacattcagttggatcacccttcttgggaataggcataaatatggatctcctccagtcagttggccaggaagctgtcttccatatttcttggcataataaacgaatgagcacctccagcgctgcatctgtttgttgaaacatctcaattgatatttcttcaattcctggagccttgtttttcaccaatacctacagagcagcttggacttcttctttcagtaccatcggttcctggtcatatgccacctcttgaaatggttgaacattaactaattctttttggtgtaatgactctatgctgggaatgacaacttgaggaggaatggtgttgcattcatcgtcaaaaagagcatttcaggatctatcctgaagtacaatgctgtcagtgataggataatatccatacgcctacaaggaagaccagttaatatgactattattcaaattgatgcaccaaccactagggccaaagatgaagaaatagatttttatcagctgctgcagtctaaattgatcgaacatgtaatcaagatgcatcgataattactggcaattggaatgtgaatgttggaaacaaagaaggatcagtagttggaaaatatggccttagtgatagaaacaatgctggagattgaagagtagaattttgcaagaccaacaacttcttcattgcaagtaccttctttcaccaacataaacgttgactatacacatggacctcgccagacagaacacacagaaatgaaattgactacatctgtggaaagagaggatagaaatgtcaaaatcatcagtcagaacaacgccaggggccgactgtggaacagaccatcaattgctcatatgcaagttcaagctgaaactgaagaaaatcagagcaagtccatgagagccaaaatatgaccttgagtacatcccacctgaatttacagaccatctgaataacagatttgatgcatcgaacactagtgaccgaattccagatgagttgtggaatgacatcaaggacatcatacatgaagaaagcaagaggtcactgaaaagacaggtaagaaagaaaagaccaagatggatgttagaggagactctgaaacttgctcttgaacgtcgagcagctaaagcaaaaggaagaattgatgaagtaaaagaactgaacagaagatttcaaatggcgtctcgagaagacaaagtaaagtattataatgacatgtgcaaagagatggagatggaaaaccaaaagggaagaacacgctcggcatttctcaagctgaaagaactgaggaaaaacttcaagcctcgagttgcaatagtgaaggattccatgaggaaaaaattaaatgacacaggaagcatcaaaagaagatggaaggaatacacagagtcattataccaaaaagaattagtcgatgttcaagctGAGATTAGAAACGAAGATATCCAGAAGGTAACTAGACATTGGAATCTAGCACTCAGAAGAGAAATAAAGGTAAAATTATCTATTTGACAGTCATATCCTAGAAGCCTCAAAAGTGAATACAATCCATTGAGAAAAGATTATATACAAGAAGAGAGGAATAAAAACGAAATATTTGAGAACGCCTACAATTAAGGGATGAATGAAAGATGAGCCAGCAAAAGGGTCTGAGAAGAATCAGTCAGACAGGCCTTAGGAGAACCAGGAAACAATGATGTCATTGATACTAGTGgaggaaataattttaaagagGAAGGATGGTCAAGAGGGTCAAAGTCTAGTGAGATGTTGAGGAGGATGGGTTTGGGTAGAATAGCCTTGGGCTTTGGTGATTCAGGGGTCAATGGTGACCCCAGTTTATAAGGTATATTATGGGAGAATTGAAGGGAGCAGCCAATGGAAATTACCTTCTTCAGAAGGTTGGTAGTGGTCAGAGGAGAGAGATGGGTGGTAGATAGAtttaagacacacacatacacacattagtACAGGTAAGGAATAATGGGTGGAGCAGGGCATTGATGTAACAGAGATGGAGAGGTGTGCTGTGAAGAGGAGCAGGGCACATATTGCTCTGTTCCAAGAGGGAGTGGGCAGAGAAATGTcaaggcagagaggagaggagttGATGGAATTCACATCTTAGAAAGGTCTGGGTCTTCTCGGAGAAGAAGGATGTATGCAACCTCATCTTCTGGGAGGAGGGTTGGGGGCCTGAAATAGGATGGAAAAGGTTTGGAACACATGATATAAGGAATGGAACAAATATGAGCAAATGTACTGACATACAGCATAAGGGCAAGCATTGCAGTTTGCAGAGCTTAAGACTAAAGTGGAATcagtgcagcttttttttttttttttgccagcagaGCTCAGCGGTCCAAGTACCTGAGGAAAGTCATGGCATGTGATACCGTCTCAAAACAGAGGAACAGCACAGAGGGTGAGGCAGAGGGATGAGACACTGTGAGCTATGTAGGAAAGAGGCAAAAGAGGGGACCAGACTCATGGGGCCAGGTTAGAGGTGGAGAAGGATGCAAGAAGCAGGAGTCAAAAAAGCTTGGctcagagagcagaaaagagtgggaGGTCAAGAAGCATGTGAAAAGTGAATTAATGTGAATGAGAAATAAGCCCATCTCTTCAACTAGATCTTGCATTTGCCTATAGGAAGaagtgggaaaatgaaaaaaaaaaaaagagagagagagaaagagttcaGGGCTTTATTTCACAATGCAAAACCAAACCTaatcaaacaaaacaacaaaatcctaacagacaaaacaaataaaaagacaaacagatAAAAAACATCAGCTTCCCAAGGGTGCCCAGGATCTGGAATAGACTGAATCATGAGAGACAATCAGGCATAGCAGGAGGAGCATAAGATTTGAGTGCAAATCTCAATTTGCTCTTATTTACTGTGAGCCCCAGAGCAAGTAGATTACCCTCTCTTGGtctgtttcctcttctttaaaTAGGGTAATGGTAGCTATCTCATAGAAAAGTTTCGGGGGAGGGGGGATTCAATGAGAAAAAGTGTATCAAGTTCTTGGTGCATTGTATCTGGAAAATATGAGGTACCTAGTAAATGTCATTTTTCTCTTTACCATCTTTATCAACTTATGACATGACATTTTCCCCAGTCCTGaaagctgtttttcttttgtgattgttCAACAACCATTACCTGGAACACTGCTCCCCCTTTTCTGGGTTGAGGGCACTACTCTGAGGTATTTCTGGTGCAAGGTGCCCCATTGAGGTGCTCCCCAGGACAGATAGCTTCTCACCTTTGACTACAAACTTCACAAGGTCACTGCGCTGCTCAGAGCCAACCCGGCCCTTGGCAGTACAGAAATAGGAGCCCGAATCAGCCAGCACTGCAGGTTTGAAGAGTAAAGTACTCAACGCTGCTACTTTGACAGGTTCCTGGTTGTTATCCTGTTCCTTGTACCAAACATAATTGATGGGGGGAGAACCTCGAGCCTGGCATTGAAGGCTAATCCTCATCCCCTGGAAAACTGTGAATCCATAGCCACTGCCAGTCGTCACTGTGGGCTTGGAGACAGATACTGCAAAGGGCAGACAAGAGAGGAGGCTCTTGTAAATCACAAGAATAAGAGTATACAAGGCTGGGTCATCCCTGCTGGGCATAGGAGTTTGCATATATCTGCAAAGGGAATTAAAGTTGGTTCCTGACTTGGGAGGGAAGATGGGAACAGGgcaatgcaaataaaaataattttctttggaAGATTAAGTACTATTTTGTATTATCTGGGTTTTTGGATTATCTGGATTTAAAAATAActggctttttaaaataatgtagttGTGGGGGCGGGGGGCTCAAGTAGCATTTTTACAGAATCTGCAGCTTTGGCTTACCAGGCCCAGACATTTGGGAAACTGTCAAGTCAACAAAGCTTATCTTGGCTAACCTCTGCCTCCCTTTTCCCAGAGCTTCTTTGTCAGCTTGTTTCTACCCTCCAATATCCTGATCAGATACactcttttttgtgagttttaaAGCCCAGAGCTGAAGGAGGGCAACCAGGCCATGGATGTTGGAATTTCTGGGAAGTTGGAGGGGTAAAAATCTGAAGGCCAGGAGCCCTTCCCAATACTTCTTAAATCTTGCTATGTTAGTGATAACTCTTAGGATCCTCTGCCTGTCCATGTGCTATGATTAGTACATGTAACTGAAGGGAGTCTATGTACAGGTAAACAAAGGGCTATTGGATTTCTCAGGGCCTTCTAGGATTACAGTCCTCTGTTGGATCTTTGCCTATCAGCGCTCTTGTACTCCTTATGGTGACTCACATTTCTGAACTCGGAGCTCAATGATCTTATCCCTCACCAACTGATTTCCATCAGGGGTTTGCCAGGTGACTTCACATGTGTAGTGACTCCTGTCATCCATTTCAAGGGTATTCAGTTGGAGGgacacatctcctggtacctcaTGATTCACATGCAGGCGGCCCTGGTACTTTGCCTGCTGGATATGGTCTCCAGAGGAGTCACGTAGAAAGATGGTGACTGGATCTGAGCCACGTTGCACCAGCCACTTCACCAAGACTTGGGTGTAGCCTTGCCGGGGGCCATAGGTGCAGGGAATGTTTACATCCATTTTCCAGGGCCCTGTCACACTCTCTGGGGCTTCCAGGATGGGACGACCTAAAAAGGGgatgagaggaaggaaggagacatAGATAGAACACTCACCTGGGAGCTAGAATGACTGTGGCAGACCACCAGAGGCTTCTGAGAAACACCCTCAACTTCCTTTCCATAACACTTTCAGGATCCCCATGCCCTT
This region includes:
- the VSIG4 gene encoding V-set and immunoglobulin domain-containing protein 4 isoform X3; translation: MGLLLILLLLGHLTVVTYGRPILEAPESVTGPWKMDVNIPCTYGPRQGYTQVLVKWLVQRGSDPVTIFLRDSSGDHIQQAKYQGRLHVNHEVPGDVSLQLNTLEMDDRSHYTCEVTWQTPDGNQLVRDKIIELRVQKLSVSKPTVTTGSGYGFTVFQGMRISLQCQARGSPPINYVWYKEQDNNQEPVKVAALSTLLFKPAVLADSGSYFCTAKGRVGSEQRSDLVKFVVKESSKPLKTKTEAPTTMPSSFEATSTTNTFWDWTTEDDGYPGETSAVQEHVYEVASGFSGHRLHTREASDSGEAMRVAIFSSGRSSEDPAAKALSNDYSDESCLGQEYQIITQINSDYARLLHTVPPDYEFQSTKGKSVC
- the VSIG4 gene encoding V-set and immunoglobulin domain-containing protein 4 isoform X1 — protein: MGLLLILLLLGHLTVVTYGRPILEAPESVTGPWKMDVNIPCTYGPRQGYTQVLVKWLVQRGSDPVTIFLRDSSGDHIQQAKYQGRLHVNHEVPGDVSLQLNTLEMDDRSHYTCEVTWQTPDGNQLVRDKIIELRVQKLSVSKPTVTTGSGYGFTVFQGMRISLQCQARGSPPINYVWYKEQDNNQEPVKVAALSTLLFKPAVLADSGSYFCTAKGRVGSEQRSDLVKFVVKESSKPLKTKTEAPTTMPSSFEATSTTNTFWDWTTEDDGYPGETSAVQGKGLPVFAIILIISLCCMVVFTMAYIILSRKTSQGEHVYEVASGFSGHRLHTREASDSGEAMRVAIFSSGRSSEDPAAKALSNDYSDESCLGQEYQIITQINSDYARLLHTVPPDYEFQSTKGKSVC
- the VSIG4 gene encoding V-set and immunoglobulin domain-containing protein 4 isoform X2, giving the protein MGLLLILLLLGHLTVVTYGRPILEAPESVTGPWKMDVNIPCTYGPRQGYTQVLVKWLVQRGSDPVTIFLRDSSGDHIQQAKYQGRLHVNHEVPGDVSLQLNTLEMDDRSHYTCEVTWQTPDGNQLVRDKIIELRVQKLSVSKPTVTTGSGYGFTVFQGMRISLQCQARGSPPINYVWYKEQDNNQEPVKVAALSTLLFKPAVLADSGSYFCTAKGRVGSEQRSDLVKFVVKESSKPLKTKTEAPTTMPSSFEATSTTNTFWDWTTEDDGYPGETSAVQGKGLPVFAIILIISLCCMVVFTMAYIILSRKTSQGEHVYEVARLHTREASDSGEAMRVAIFSSGRSSEDPAAKALSNDYSDESCLGQEYQIITQINSDYARLLHTVPPDYEFQSTKGKSVC
- the VSIG4 gene encoding V-set and immunoglobulin domain-containing protein 4 isoform X4 — protein: MGLLLILLLLGHLTVVTYGRPILEAPESVTGPWKMDVNIPCTYGPRQGYTQVLVKWLVQRGSDPVTIFLRDSSGDHIQQAKYQGRLHVNHEVPGDVSLQLNTLEMDDRSHYTCEVTWQTPDGNQLVRDKIIELRVQKLSVSKPTVTTGSGYGFTVFQGMRISLQCQARGSPPINYVWYKEQDNNQEPVKVAALSTLLFKPAVLADSGSYFCTAKGRVGSEQRSDLVKFVVKESSKPLKTKTEAPTTMPSSFEATSTTNTFWDWTTEDDGYPGETSAVQEHVYEVARLHTREASDSGEAMRVAIFSSGRSSEDPAAKALSNDYSDESCLGQEYQIITQINSDYARLLHTVPPDYEFQSTKGKSVC